A window of the Citrus sinensis cultivar Valencia sweet orange chromosome 9, DVS_A1.0, whole genome shotgun sequence genome harbors these coding sequences:
- the LOC102631309 gene encoding transcription factor bHLH118-like, which yields MFPPGQSDDPFPFHYNPYQEHSNIQQDQILQGQALLERNINSSKMGKGQQHKLLFVATTKVNDGNSDNNNNKKMILRKDIERQRRQHLSMLHASLRSLLPLQSIKGKRSISDHINEARNYINYLNKNIQELGLKRDKLKNLSELGAVGHGSSNWDNCLQNCVTIHPYSGGVEIVINSVHKEENLKLSKVMEAVLEEGLDVIRCASTQTDEGFFHTIQAEVGDLTCVDLRVLQLKLDHSIK from the exons ATGTTTCCTCCCGGACAAAGTGATGATCCATTCCCGTTCCACTATAATCCCTACCAAGAACATAGTAATATTCAACAGGATCAGATCCTGCAGGGCCAGGCTTTGCTGGAGAGAAACATTAATAGCAGCAAAATGGGAAAGGGCCAGcaacataaattattatttgttgctACTACGAAAGTTAACGATGGTAATAgtgacaataataataacaagaagATGATCTTGCGCAAGGATATCGAACGGCAAAGAAGACAACACTTGTCCATGCTTCACGCTTCACTTCGATCATTGCTTCCTCTTCAGTCTATAAAG GGAAAACGTTCAATATCCGATCACATAAACGAGGCTAGGAACTATATAAACTACTTGAATAAGAATATCCAAGAATTGGGTCTCAAGAGAGATaagctaaaaaatttatccGAATTAGGAGCTGTTGGCCACGGAAGTTCAAATTGGGATAACTGTTTGCAAAACTGTGTTACGATTCATCCTTATTCGGGGGGAGTGGAAATTGTGATAAATAGTGTccataaagaagaaaatttgaagttaTCAAAAGTGATGGAAGCAGTTCTTGAAGAGGGACTTGATGTTATCCGCTGCGCTTCCACCCAAACTGATGAAGGGTTTTTTCATACTATTCAGGCCGAG GTTGGCGATCTGACATGTGTTGATCTACGCGTGCTGCAGCTGAAACTTGATCATTCAATTAAGTGA
- the LOC102629528 gene encoding transcription factor bHLH120-like: MDGSTNDSQKKKMTHRDIEKLRRQEMSVLHASLRSLLPLEYIKGKRSMSDHMNEAVNYVKDLKNKINELSSRRDELQKELASRVSDSGSSSNNCTPSRVVIHSCLGGLVVMISSGCREQGFPVSRVLEVLIEQGLDVVNCVSTKVNQVLLFTIHTEVSDTTCIDLPGLQQKLTEVIP; this comes from the exons ATGGATGGCAGTACAAATGATAgtcaaaagaagaagatgactCATAGAGACATCGAAAAGCTAAGAAGGCAAGAAATGTCTGTTCTTCACGCATCTCTTAGATCTCTACTCCCTCTTGAATATATCAAG GGAAAGCGTTCGATGTCGGATCACATGAATGAAGCTGTGAATTATGTGAAAGACCTCAAGAATAAGATCAATGAACTTAGTTCTAGGCGAGATGAGCTCCAAAAGGAGTTGGCTTCGAGAGTTTCTGATTCTGGAAGCTCAAGTAATAACTGTACGCCTAGCCGTGTTGTGATCCATTCATGTTTAGGTGGCCTCGTGGTTATGATCAGCAGCGGCTGTAGAGAGCAAGGTTTTCCAGTATCAAGAGTTCTTGAAGTACTAATTGAACAAGGACTAGATGTTGTTAACTGTGTGTCCACGAAAGTAAATCAAGTGTTACTTTTCACTATCCATACCGAG GTAAGTGACACGACGTGTATTGACCTACCTGGCCTGCAACAGAAACTCACTGAAGTTATTCCATGA
- the LOC102631004 gene encoding transcription factor bHLH36: MFPLHSGDELFIKVSSNSHQQDKIPQDLISGHASEASSIITNDMGKSHRGQSFSMETDKIPSDNYNSNNSNYNNNKKLMHRDVERQRRQEMATLYASLRALLPLEFIKGKRSISDQMNEGVNYVKYLEKKIKELGVKRDELKRLSNLSISASQIETSDQNDTSPINRFVVHQSLVGIEIAYSCGYLEQELPLSKVLEVLLDEGLCVVNCVSTRVDERLLHTIQAEVKDPSSFSLSDLQQKLTQVK; this comes from the exons atgtTTCCTTTACACTCAGGCGATGAGCTGTTCATCAAGGTCTCCTCTAATTCCCACCAACAGGACAAAATCCCACAAGATCTAATTTCGGGGCATGCTTCAGAGGCTAGCAGTATTATAACCAACGACATGGGCAAAAGCCACAGGGGACAATCGTTCTCTATGGAGACTGACAAGATCCCTAGTGATAACTATAACAGCAACAACAGCAActataataacaataagaaGCTGATGCACAGGGATGTTGAAAGGCAACGGAGGCAAGAAATGGCCACCCTTTATGCCTCGCTGCGAGCTTTGCTCCCTCTCGAATTCATCAAG GGAAAGCGGTCGATATCGGATCAAATGAACGAGGGTGTGAATTATGTAAAGTACTTAgagaagaagataaaagaaCTTGGTGTCAAGAGAGATGAGCTGAAGAGATTGTCCAATTTGAGCATAAGTGCTTCACAAATTGAAACATCAGATCAGAATGATACTTCCCCGATTAATCGCTTCGTCGTCCACCAGTCTTTGGTAGGGATCGAGATTGCCTATAGCTGCGGGTACTTGGAGCAAGAATTGCCCCTATCAAAAGTACTTGAAGTGCTACTTGATGAAGGACTTTGTGTTGTTAATTGTGTGTCCACCAGAGTAGACGAAAGGTTACTTCACACCATCCAGGCTGAG GTTAAGGATCCGTCAAGTTTCAGCCTAAGCGATCTCCAACAGAAACTAACTCAAGTGAAGTAA